In one Bacteroidales bacterium WCE2004 genomic region, the following are encoded:
- a CDS encoding protein TonB — MKKFYLLTALAVCAMMVFSCKNDGKGKKEIKDAAKDAVEAVEDAAQDAAKEAADVISDAVEEAGDAAAKAAERAKLELEKLGDIQPYSAVEVKPTFNEGDANSFVKYVQSNIKYPEKALENDIEGKVTVNFVVDAAGKIRNAKVVKGVDPELDAEALRVVSEAPAWAPAKQNGKNVPVTCSIPVTFKIVK, encoded by the coding sequence ATGAAGAAATTCTATTTGCTTACCGCCCTCGCCGTATGTGCGATGATGGTCTTCTCTTGTAAGAATGATGGCAAGGGAAAGAAGGAAATCAAAGACGCCGCCAAGGATGCAGTGGAGGCCGTTGAAGATGCAGCCCAGGATGCCGCCAAAGAGGCTGCTGACGTTATTTCCGACGCTGTCGAGGAAGCAGGCGACGCTGCTGCCAAGGCCGCTGAACGTGCCAAGCTCGAGTTGGAAAAGCTCGGCGACATCCAGCCGTACAGCGCCGTGGAGGTGAAGCCGACGTTCAACGAAGGCGATGCCAACTCTTTCGTCAAGTATGTCCAGTCGAACATCAAGTACCCCGAGAAGGCGCTTGAGAACGACATCGAGGGCAAGGTGACCGTCAACTTCGTGGTCGATGCCGCCGGCAAGATCCGCAATGCCAAGGTCGTCAAGGGTGTCGATCCCGAACTGGACGCCGAGGCGCTCCGCGTCGTGTCCGAGGCTCCGGCCTGGGCTCCTGCCAAGCAGAACGGCAAGAACGTTCCCGTGACCTGCTCGATTCCCGTCACGTTCAAGATTGTCAAATAG
- a CDS encoding Carbon starvation protein CstA produces the protein MVSFFISVLALILGFLLYGRFVERVFGPDPARPTPAVTKADGIDYIALPSWKVFMIQFLNIAGTGPIFGAIMGAKFGPAAYLWIVFGCIFGGAVHDYLSGMLSLRNGGAGLPELIGKYLGKSAKTVMLCFSILLLVLVGAVFVYSPAVILKDLAGDGTNTAFMVWAGVIFVYYIIATMLPIDKIIGRIYPFFAVALIFMAVALLVGLIVKMPQIPELWDGLQNRTQTWGGQGQPIWPYMFVTIACGAISGFHATQSPLMARCLKNEKLGRPVFYGSMITEGLVALIWAAVSSYFFFGGGAAEVGGSFADAAPTVVTKVSRSWLGIAGSILALVGVVAAPITSGDTALRSARLIIADFLHFDQKPVGKRLAISIPLFLVAALMLWFNIANEDGFNVIWRYFGWANQTLAVFTLWALTVFLARERKGAYYLMTLLPACIMTAVSVTYISIAQIGFNLPMGWNRWIGAAVIVLGATLFFCWKGRQTRK, from the coding sequence ATGGTTTCTTTCTTTATCAGCGTGCTCGCCCTCATCCTCGGTTTCCTGCTTTACGGCCGGTTCGTGGAACGGGTGTTCGGCCCGGACCCGGCCCGTCCGACGCCCGCCGTGACCAAGGCGGACGGCATCGACTACATCGCCCTTCCCTCCTGGAAGGTCTTCATGATCCAGTTTCTCAACATTGCCGGCACGGGGCCCATCTTCGGCGCCATCATGGGCGCGAAATTCGGCCCGGCGGCCTATCTCTGGATCGTATTCGGGTGCATTTTCGGCGGAGCCGTCCACGACTACCTCAGCGGCATGCTGTCGCTGCGCAACGGCGGCGCGGGCCTGCCGGAGCTGATCGGAAAGTACCTCGGCAAGTCCGCGAAGACCGTGATGCTCTGCTTCTCGATCCTGCTGCTGGTGCTCGTCGGCGCCGTGTTCGTGTACAGCCCGGCCGTGATCCTGAAGGATCTTGCCGGCGACGGCACCAACACCGCCTTCATGGTGTGGGCCGGCGTGATCTTCGTCTACTACATCATCGCCACGATGCTTCCGATCGACAAGATCATCGGACGCATCTACCCCTTCTTCGCCGTCGCGCTGATCTTCATGGCCGTGGCCCTGCTGGTCGGCCTGATCGTCAAGATGCCGCAGATCCCGGAGCTCTGGGACGGCCTGCAGAACCGCACGCAGACGTGGGGCGGCCAGGGCCAGCCCATCTGGCCGTATATGTTCGTGACCATCGCCTGCGGGGCCATCAGCGGCTTCCATGCCACGCAGAGCCCCCTGATGGCGCGCTGCCTCAAGAATGAGAAGCTCGGCCGGCCGGTCTTCTACGGTTCGATGATCACCGAAGGACTCGTCGCCCTGATCTGGGCGGCCGTGTCCTCCTATTTCTTCTTCGGTGGCGGCGCCGCCGAAGTGGGCGGCTCCTTCGCGGACGCGGCCCCGACCGTGGTCACCAAAGTCTCGCGCAGCTGGCTCGGCATCGCCGGCAGCATCTTGGCGCTGGTCGGCGTGGTCGCCGCGCCCATCACGAGCGGCGACACGGCCCTGCGCAGCGCCCGGCTCATCATCGCAGATTTCCTCCATTTCGACCAGAAGCCCGTCGGCAAGCGCCTCGCGATCAGCATCCCGCTCTTCCTGGTGGCCGCGCTGATGCTCTGGTTCAACATCGCCAACGAAGACGGATTCAACGTCATCTGGCGCTATTTCGGCTGGGCCAACCAGACCCTCGCCGTGTTCACCCTCTGGGCCCTGACCGTGTTCCTGGCGCGCGAGCGCAAGGGCGCGTATTACCTCATGACCCTGCTGCCGGCCTGCATCATGACGGCCGTCAGCGTCACCTACATCAGCATCGCCCAGATCGGATTCAACCTCCCGATGGGCTGGAACCGCTGGATCGGCGCCGCCGTGATCGTGCTGGGCGCCACCCTGTTCTTCTGCTGGAAGGGCAGGCAAACCCGCAAATAA
- a CDS encoding ATP-binding cassette protein, ChvD family, which produces MADEKIIFSMNGVGKVLPHNNKVILKDIYLSFFYGAKIGIIGLNGSGKSTLLKIIAGVEKGYKGEVVWAPGYSVGYLEQEPQMDPDKTVLEVVQEGVQEVMDLLAEYNEIGMKFCEPMDDDQMNKLIERQGELTELIEHHDGWEIDSKLERAMDALQCPPSDAKIATLSGGERRRVALCRLLLQAPDVLLLDEPTNHLDTESIQWLEAHLQQYKGTVIAVTHDRYFLDNVAGWILELDRGEGIPWKGNYSSWLDQKTKRLAQEEKQESKRRKTLERELEWVRMAPKARQAKQKARLGAYEKLASADSKEKEARLEIYIPNGPHLGNKVIEFHDVSKAYGDKLLFEHLSFVLPPAGIVGVIGPNGAGKTTLFRLIMGIEKPDSGAIEIGETAKIAYVDQQHKSIDPDKTVYETIAGNSEWVRLGGRDINARSWVSRFNFSGADQEKLCGVLSGGERNRLHLALTLKDEGNVLLLDEPTNDVDVNTIRALEEGLDGFAGCAVVVSHDRWFLDRIATHILAFEGDGQVYFFEGSYSEYEENRKARLGETEPKRFKYKKLME; this is translated from the coding sequence ATGGCAGACGAAAAGATCATCTTCTCGATGAACGGGGTCGGCAAGGTCCTCCCCCACAACAACAAAGTCATCCTCAAGGACATCTACCTGTCCTTCTTCTACGGCGCCAAGATCGGCATCATCGGTCTGAACGGCTCCGGCAAGTCGACGCTCCTCAAGATCATCGCCGGCGTGGAGAAGGGCTACAAGGGCGAGGTGGTCTGGGCACCCGGCTACAGCGTCGGCTACCTGGAGCAGGAGCCGCAGATGGATCCCGACAAGACCGTCCTGGAAGTCGTCCAGGAGGGTGTCCAGGAAGTGATGGACCTGCTGGCCGAATACAACGAGATCGGCATGAAGTTCTGCGAGCCCATGGACGACGACCAGATGAACAAGCTGATCGAGCGCCAGGGCGAGCTCACCGAGCTCATCGAGCACCACGACGGCTGGGAGATCGACTCCAAGCTCGAAAGGGCCATGGACGCGCTCCAGTGCCCGCCGTCCGACGCCAAGATCGCCACACTCTCCGGCGGTGAGCGCCGCCGCGTGGCCCTCTGCCGCCTGCTCCTGCAGGCCCCGGATGTGCTGCTGCTTGACGAGCCCACCAACCACCTCGACACGGAGAGTATCCAGTGGCTGGAAGCCCACCTGCAGCAATACAAGGGCACGGTCATCGCCGTCACGCACGACCGCTACTTCCTGGACAACGTAGCCGGCTGGATCCTGGAGCTGGACCGCGGCGAGGGCATTCCCTGGAAGGGCAATTATTCCTCCTGGCTGGACCAGAAGACCAAGCGCCTCGCGCAGGAGGAGAAGCAGGAGAGCAAGCGCCGCAAGACCCTCGAGCGCGAGCTCGAATGGGTCCGGATGGCACCCAAGGCCCGCCAGGCCAAGCAGAAGGCCCGTCTGGGCGCCTACGAGAAGCTGGCCTCCGCCGACAGCAAGGAGAAGGAGGCGCGCCTGGAGATCTATATCCCCAACGGCCCGCACCTCGGCAACAAGGTCATCGAGTTCCACGACGTGAGCAAGGCCTACGGCGACAAGCTCCTCTTCGAGCACTTGAGCTTCGTGCTGCCGCCCGCAGGCATCGTGGGCGTGATCGGCCCCAACGGCGCCGGCAAGACCACCCTATTCCGCCTGATCATGGGCATCGAGAAGCCCGACAGCGGCGCCATCGAGATCGGCGAGACCGCCAAGATCGCCTACGTGGACCAGCAGCACAAGAGCATCGACCCCGACAAGACGGTCTACGAGACCATCGCCGGCAACTCCGAGTGGGTGCGCCTGGGCGGCCGCGACATCAACGCGCGCTCCTGGGTGTCGCGCTTCAACTTCTCGGGCGCCGACCAGGAGAAGCTCTGCGGCGTGCTGTCCGGCGGCGAGCGCAACCGCCTGCACCTCGCGCTGACCCTCAAGGACGAAGGCAACGTCCTGCTGCTCGACGAGCCGACCAACGACGTGGACGTCAACACCATCCGCGCCCTGGAGGAAGGCCTCGACGGCTTCGCGGGCTGCGCCGTGGTGGTCAGCCACGACCGCTGGTTCCTGGACCGCATCGCCACGCACATCCTGGCGTTCGAAGGCGACGGACAGGTCTATTTCTTCGAAGGAAGCTACTCCGAATATGAGGAGAACCGCAAGGCCCGCCTCGGCGAGACGGAGCCCAAGCGTTTCAAATACAAGAAGCTGATGGAATAA
- a CDS encoding cardiolipin synthase — translation MDNWLNILLIVILISIILMEIAENGHPIRTLTWILLLIFLPVVGLILYFFFGLDRKNRRMVSVEDMDRFQELTDQAVEGNVCEDPPASVRNLITLLHTAGKAVPVKGNDVRVYTDFSAMYADLLADLEAAQHHIHFQFFKFEDDEMGRKAEEILVRKAQSGVQVRLQIDDLANLSRRRFFRRMAEKGVLVRPFFRVQLFLSSDTNYRNHRKNVVIDGRVGYTGGMNIAKRYAVGIRDGVWRDTHIRVEGPVVAEMQTAFLVDWKFSTKQLLGDPVYFPKVPAAGNLLMQVATSGPLGEFRVIMQAILRVFTESRKYVYVQTPYFIPNEPLGMALRNCALAGVDVRLIIPRRDDVNIITTLASRSYIKDLLAAGVKVYFYDKGFMHAKTVVADDEVCSIGSTNLDIRSFEQDFEINAFIYDRKMAKQMREQFLLDLESCTQVDPERWANRSRIHRFWESFARLFSPIL, via the coding sequence ATGGACAACTGGCTGAACATATTGCTTATTGTGATCCTGATCAGCATCATCCTGATGGAAATCGCCGAGAACGGACATCCCATCCGTACGCTGACCTGGATCCTGTTGCTCATATTCCTTCCGGTCGTCGGGCTGATCCTCTATTTCTTCTTCGGCCTGGACCGCAAGAACCGCCGCATGGTCAGCGTCGAGGACATGGACAGGTTCCAGGAACTGACGGACCAGGCGGTGGAAGGAAACGTCTGCGAGGACCCGCCCGCCAGCGTCCGAAACCTGATCACGCTCCTGCATACCGCCGGCAAGGCCGTGCCCGTCAAGGGCAACGACGTACGCGTCTATACCGATTTCAGCGCGATGTACGCCGACCTGCTCGCCGACCTCGAGGCGGCGCAGCACCATATCCATTTCCAGTTCTTCAAGTTCGAGGACGACGAGATGGGCCGCAAGGCGGAGGAGATCCTCGTCCGCAAGGCCCAGAGCGGCGTCCAGGTGCGCCTGCAGATCGACGACCTGGCCAACCTGAGCCGCCGCCGCTTTTTCCGCCGGATGGCGGAGAAGGGCGTCCTGGTGCGTCCGTTCTTCCGCGTCCAGCTGTTCCTGTCGAGCGACACCAACTACCGCAACCACCGCAAGAACGTCGTCATCGACGGCCGCGTGGGCTACACGGGCGGCATGAACATCGCCAAGCGCTATGCGGTCGGCATCCGCGACGGCGTCTGGCGCGACACGCACATCCGCGTGGAGGGGCCGGTCGTGGCCGAGATGCAGACCGCCTTCCTGGTGGACTGGAAATTCTCCACCAAGCAGCTGCTGGGCGACCCGGTCTACTTCCCGAAGGTCCCGGCCGCGGGCAACCTGCTGATGCAGGTGGCCACTTCCGGTCCGCTGGGCGAGTTCCGCGTGATCATGCAGGCCATCCTGCGCGTGTTCACCGAGAGCCGCAAATACGTCTACGTGCAGACGCCGTACTTCATCCCCAACGAGCCGCTCGGCATGGCGCTGCGCAACTGCGCCCTCGCGGGCGTGGACGTGCGGCTGATCATCCCGCGCCGGGACGACGTCAACATCATCACCACGCTCGCGTCGCGCTCCTATATCAAGGACCTGCTGGCGGCGGGCGTGAAGGTGTATTTCTACGACAAGGGCTTCATGCACGCCAAGACGGTCGTCGCCGACGACGAAGTGTGCTCCATCGGCTCGACCAACCTCGACATCCGCAGTTTCGAACAGGACTTCGAGATCAACGCCTTCATCTATGACCGGAAGATGGCGAAGCAGATGCGCGAGCAGTTCCTGCTGGACCTGGAGAGCTGCACGCAGGTGGACCCGGAGCGCTGGGCCAACCGGTCGCGGATCCACCGTTTCTGGGAGTCTTTCGCGCGGCTTTTCTCCCCGATCCTCTAG